A region from the Rhodamnia argentea isolate NSW1041297 chromosome 7, ASM2092103v1, whole genome shotgun sequence genome encodes:
- the LOC115726815 gene encoding endonuclease MutS2 isoform X1, producing the protein MESRTLFLSSIAFPPSYPSSFLPAVSFRSICFGNRVFLNRCSVSGAVSVASPSGESSARFQSLRVLEWDKLCDSVASFAGTSLGREAAKTRLWSLDQTYEESMRLLSETNAAVEMHRRGGFSLDFSSIDSALVKSAIQHARRDLPMSGHEAIAVASLLQFADTLQLNLRAAIKEDAEWHGRFMPLSDVILELTINRVLIRSIQQVLDEDGSVKDSASPLLKRSREQVQMLEKRLNELMDKLMRNDRNESSFLGVSNVNGRWCIKSGMDKLTNLNGLLISSGSGNGNIIEPLAAVPLNDELQRARALVAKAEEDVLLMLTKKMQMDLDETEILLNSIIQLDTINARATYSLSYGGTCPDLLLLEEKSRMLDTETSLSENKISKSSNSGEWTLFLPKAYHPLLVQQHRLNLRKARKNLSSAAAEIGRRKMRAGMSNKGESEIDLGALKEQVAALEQAKPVAVDFSISRETKVLVITGPNTGGKTVCLKTIGLAALMAKSGLYILSAESVQIPWFDSVFADIGDEQSLSQSLSTFSGHLKQISDIRSKSTKQSLVLLDEVGAGTNPLEGAALGMSLLESFANVALLTIATTHHGELKTLKYSAAGFENACMEFDEVHLKPTYKILWGIPGRSNAISIAERLGLPDTIVNDARELYGTASAEINELITDMEKYKQEFRELQRDSQSYLMLARDLHRKLLAARRRIEEQRISQKNRMFREISEAAAAARSMLHKSVRQFRASQVQHFQSVGVKTSPKSLAAKCQESIDEDSKDLVQRKSTTPSEPLKQSSLEKKSELPAVGAMIHVPSLGRKATVLKVDCSKKEIVVQAGNMKLKLKLNEFQT; encoded by the exons ATGGAGTCTCGCACGCTCTTCCTCAGCTCCATCGCCTTCCCTCCATcttatccttcttcttttctgccGGCCGTTAGTTTCAGGTCCATCTGTTTCGGAAACCGAGTTTTCCTCAATCGGTGCTCCGTCTCCGGGGCCGTCTCCGTCGCCAGCCCTAGCGGCGAATCGTCTGCTCGCTTCCAGAGCCTCAGAGTTCTGGAGTGGGACAAGCTGTGCGATTCCGTCGCTTCGTTCGCCGGCACTTCGCTCGGCCGGGAAGCCGCTAAG ACTCGGTTATGGTCTCTGGATCAGACGTACGAGGAGAGCATGAGGCTTTTGAGTGAAACTAATGCGGCCGTGGAAATGCACCGACGTGGTGGTTTCAGCTTGGACTTCAGCAGCATCGATTCTGCTCTG gtcaagTCTGCAATTCAGCATGCTCGGAGAGATCTACCCATGAGTGGACATGAAGCAATAGCGGTTGCATCTCTTTTGCAATTTGCTGATACTCTACAGCTGAATCTACGAGCAGCAATCAAGGAAGATGCGGAGTGGCATGGACGTTTCATGCCTTTGAGTGATGTG ATTCTGGAACTGACAATAAATCGAGTTCTAATTAGGTCGATACAGCAAGTCCTTGACGAAGATGGCTCTGTTAAAGACTCCGCT agtcCTTTGCTCAAACGGTCACGTGAACAAGTGCAGATGCTTGAAAAGAGG CTAAATGAGTTGATGGACAAATTAATGAGGAATGATAGGAATGAGTCATCCTTCCTG gGTGTGAGTAATGTCAATGGAAGATGGTGCATAAAGTCCGGAATGGATAAGCTGACAAATTTGAATGGTCTACTGATATCCAG TGGTTCAGGGAATGGAAATATTATAGAGCCACTTGCTGCCGTTCCTTTAAATGATGAGCTGCAACGAGCAAGAGCATTGGTGGCAAAGGCTGAGGAAGATGTGCTTCTAATGTTAACAAAGAAG ATGCAAATGGATCTTGATGAAACTGAAATTTTGCTGAACAGCATAATCCAACTGGATACG ATAAATGCTCGAGCTACGTATAGTCTTTCATATGGAGGCACATGTCCTGATCTCCTTCTACTGGAGGAGAAGAGTAGAATGCTCGACACTGAAACATCCTTGTCAgagaacaaaatttcaaaatcatcgAACTCCGGCGAATGGACCCTATTTTTGCCTAAAGCTTATCATCCCTTGTTGGTCCAGCAGCATAGACTAAATCTACGCAAGGCCCGAAAGAATCTCAGCAGTGCTGCTGCA GAGATAGGAAGGAGGAAAATGCGAGCAGGAATGTCAAATAAAGGAGAGTCAGAGATTGATCTTGGAGCCCTGAAAGAGCAG GTTGCAGCGCTCGAACAGGCTAAGCCAGTTGcagttgatttttccatttccaGGGAGACTAAGGTTTTGGTCATAACTGGCCCCAATACTGGTGGCAAAACTGTATGCCTAAAAACAATTGGCTTGGCAGCTCTGATGGCAAAATCAG GCCTCTACATCTTGTCAGCTGAATCTGTGCAGATCCCTTGGTTTGATTCTGTCTTTGCTGATATTGGTGATGAACAGTCTTTGTCCCAATCTTTATCTACCTTCTCTGGACACCTGAAACAAATCAGT GACATTCGATCAAAATCAACAAAGCAGTCATTAGTGCTACTAGATGAA GTTGGTGCGGGAACAAACCCTCTAGAAGGAGCAGCTCTGGGAATGTCACTGCTGGAGTCTTTTGCCAATGTTGCTCTTTTGACAATAGCTACGACCCATCATGGTGAACTGAAAACCCTAAAATACAG TGCTGCTGGCTTCGAAAATGCTTGTATGGAGTTTGATGAAGTACATTTGAAGCCTACTTACAAGATTCTCTGGGGAATTCCAg GGCGTTCGAATGCCATCAGTATAGCTGAAAGATTGGGACTGCCTGATACAATTGTCAATGATGCTCGAGAACTGTATGGTACAGCGAGTGCGGAGATAAATGAG CTCATTACTGATATGGAAAAATACAAGCAGGAATTTCGTGAGCTGCAACGTGATTCACAATCTTACCTAAT GCTCGCGAGGGACCTTCACAGAAAGCTCTTGGCCGCCCGGAGGAGGATTGAGGAACAACGTATTAGTCAAAAGAATAGGATGTTTAGAGAAATATCAGAGGCCGCTGCAGCAGCACGCTCAATGCTCCATAAAAGTGTGCGGCAGTTTCGTGCATCCCAAGTGCAGCACTTCCAGTCAGTTGGAGTAAAAACAAGCCCGAAGTCATTGGCTGCTAAGTGCCAAGAAAGTATAGATGAAGACAGCAAAGATCTCGTGCAAAGGAAAAGCACAACCCCGTCTGAACCTCTCAAGCAATCATCTTTAG AGAAAAAATCTGAGCTTCCAGCAGTTGGTGCAATGATTCATGTTCCATCCCTTGGGAGGAAAGCAACAGTTTTGAAAGTGGACTGCTCTAAGAAAGAGATAGTAGTTCAAGCTGGTAATATGAAgttgaaattaaaattgaacGAGTTTCAGACATGA
- the LOC115726815 gene encoding endonuclease MutS2 isoform X2, with protein sequence MESRTLFLSSIAFPPSYPSSFLPAVSFRSICFGNRVFLNRCSVSGAVSVASPSGESSARFQSLRVLEWDKLCDSVASFAGTSLGREAAKTRLWSLDQTYEESMRLLSETNAAVEMHRRGGFSLDFSSIDSALVKSAIQHARRDLPMSGHEAIAVASLLQFADTLQLNLRAAIKEDAEWHGRFMPLSDVILELTINRVLIRSIQQVLDEDGSVKDSASPLLKRSREQVQMLEKRLNELMDKLMRNDRNESSFLGVSNVNGRWCIKSGMDKLTNLNGLLISSGSGNGNIIEPLAAVPLNDELQRARALVAKAEEDVLLMLTKKMQMDLDETEILLNSIIQLDTINARATYSLSYGGTCPDLLLLEEKSRMLDTETSLSENKISKSSNSGEWTLFLPKAYHPLLVQQHRLNLRKARKNLSSAAAEIGRRKMRAGMSNKGESEIDLGALKEQVAALEQAKPVAVDFSISRETKVLVITGPNTGGKTVCLKTIGLAALMAKSGLYILSAESVQIPWFDSVFADIGDEQSLSQSLSTFSGHLKQISDIRSKSTKQSLVLLDEVGAGTNPLEGAALGMSLLESFANVALLTIATTHHGELKTLKYSAAGFENACMEFDEVHLKPTYKILWGIPGRSNAISIAERLGLPDTIVNDARELYGTASAEINELITDMEKYKQEFRELQRDSQSYLIVFLFLF encoded by the exons ATGGAGTCTCGCACGCTCTTCCTCAGCTCCATCGCCTTCCCTCCATcttatccttcttcttttctgccGGCCGTTAGTTTCAGGTCCATCTGTTTCGGAAACCGAGTTTTCCTCAATCGGTGCTCCGTCTCCGGGGCCGTCTCCGTCGCCAGCCCTAGCGGCGAATCGTCTGCTCGCTTCCAGAGCCTCAGAGTTCTGGAGTGGGACAAGCTGTGCGATTCCGTCGCTTCGTTCGCCGGCACTTCGCTCGGCCGGGAAGCCGCTAAG ACTCGGTTATGGTCTCTGGATCAGACGTACGAGGAGAGCATGAGGCTTTTGAGTGAAACTAATGCGGCCGTGGAAATGCACCGACGTGGTGGTTTCAGCTTGGACTTCAGCAGCATCGATTCTGCTCTG gtcaagTCTGCAATTCAGCATGCTCGGAGAGATCTACCCATGAGTGGACATGAAGCAATAGCGGTTGCATCTCTTTTGCAATTTGCTGATACTCTACAGCTGAATCTACGAGCAGCAATCAAGGAAGATGCGGAGTGGCATGGACGTTTCATGCCTTTGAGTGATGTG ATTCTGGAACTGACAATAAATCGAGTTCTAATTAGGTCGATACAGCAAGTCCTTGACGAAGATGGCTCTGTTAAAGACTCCGCT agtcCTTTGCTCAAACGGTCACGTGAACAAGTGCAGATGCTTGAAAAGAGG CTAAATGAGTTGATGGACAAATTAATGAGGAATGATAGGAATGAGTCATCCTTCCTG gGTGTGAGTAATGTCAATGGAAGATGGTGCATAAAGTCCGGAATGGATAAGCTGACAAATTTGAATGGTCTACTGATATCCAG TGGTTCAGGGAATGGAAATATTATAGAGCCACTTGCTGCCGTTCCTTTAAATGATGAGCTGCAACGAGCAAGAGCATTGGTGGCAAAGGCTGAGGAAGATGTGCTTCTAATGTTAACAAAGAAG ATGCAAATGGATCTTGATGAAACTGAAATTTTGCTGAACAGCATAATCCAACTGGATACG ATAAATGCTCGAGCTACGTATAGTCTTTCATATGGAGGCACATGTCCTGATCTCCTTCTACTGGAGGAGAAGAGTAGAATGCTCGACACTGAAACATCCTTGTCAgagaacaaaatttcaaaatcatcgAACTCCGGCGAATGGACCCTATTTTTGCCTAAAGCTTATCATCCCTTGTTGGTCCAGCAGCATAGACTAAATCTACGCAAGGCCCGAAAGAATCTCAGCAGTGCTGCTGCA GAGATAGGAAGGAGGAAAATGCGAGCAGGAATGTCAAATAAAGGAGAGTCAGAGATTGATCTTGGAGCCCTGAAAGAGCAG GTTGCAGCGCTCGAACAGGCTAAGCCAGTTGcagttgatttttccatttccaGGGAGACTAAGGTTTTGGTCATAACTGGCCCCAATACTGGTGGCAAAACTGTATGCCTAAAAACAATTGGCTTGGCAGCTCTGATGGCAAAATCAG GCCTCTACATCTTGTCAGCTGAATCTGTGCAGATCCCTTGGTTTGATTCTGTCTTTGCTGATATTGGTGATGAACAGTCTTTGTCCCAATCTTTATCTACCTTCTCTGGACACCTGAAACAAATCAGT GACATTCGATCAAAATCAACAAAGCAGTCATTAGTGCTACTAGATGAA GTTGGTGCGGGAACAAACCCTCTAGAAGGAGCAGCTCTGGGAATGTCACTGCTGGAGTCTTTTGCCAATGTTGCTCTTTTGACAATAGCTACGACCCATCATGGTGAACTGAAAACCCTAAAATACAG TGCTGCTGGCTTCGAAAATGCTTGTATGGAGTTTGATGAAGTACATTTGAAGCCTACTTACAAGATTCTCTGGGGAATTCCAg GGCGTTCGAATGCCATCAGTATAGCTGAAAGATTGGGACTGCCTGATACAATTGTCAATGATGCTCGAGAACTGTATGGTACAGCGAGTGCGGAGATAAATGAG CTCATTACTGATATGGAAAAATACAAGCAGGAATTTCGTGAGCTGCAACGTGATTCACAATCTTACCTAAT CGTCTTCCTGTTTTTGTTTTAG
- the LOC115726827 gene encoding uncharacterized protein LOC115726827 encodes MDKKVLDYLLVPLGLFIMMAYHAWLLHRIMKHPNRTVVGITAINRRFWVRAMMEDVSKTGVLAVQTLRNNIMASTLLATTAITLSSLIAILMTSENGNQSSLFIFGDRSKFGFSVKFFAILVCFLVAFLLNVQSIRYYSHASILINVPYKKISQHRHHHQAMAEYVASTVNRGSYFWSLGLRAFYFSFPLFLWIFGPIPMLLSCFVLVFVLYFLDVTFEFGWAVEASDDDERKDEEVGSAMTMSIGGLNS; translated from the exons ATGGATAAGAAGGTTCTTGATTACTTGTTGGTCCCCTTGGGCTTGTTCATAATGATGGCCTACCATGCATGGCTCCTTCATCGGATCATGAAGCACCCCAACAGGACCGTCGTCGGCATCACCGCCATTAACCGGCGGTTCTGGGTTCGAGCTATGATGGAG GATGTTTCCAAAACCGGTGTTCTCGCGGTGCAGACGCTGAGGAACAACATAATGGCGTCGACCCTGCTGGCCACGACGGCGATCACCCTCAGCTCCCTCATTGCCATCCTCATGACCAGCGAGAACGGCAACCAATCCTCGCTCTTCATCTTTGGGGACCGGAGCAAGTTCGGGTTCTCCGTGAAGTTCTTCGCCATCCTCGTGTGCTTCTTAGTGGCCTTCCTCCTGAACGTGCAGTCCATAAGGTACTACAGCCACGCGAGCATCCTGATCAACGTGCCGTACAAGAAGATCTCGCAGCACCGGCACCACCACCAGGCTATGGCGGAGTATGTGGCCTCGACGGTGAACCGGGGAAGCTATTTCTGGTCGCTGGGGTTGCGGGCGTTTTACTTCTCCTTCCCTCTTTTCCTGTGGATTTTCGGCCCAATCCCCATGTTGTTGAGTTGTTTCGTGCTGGTTTTCGTGCTGTATTTCTTGGATGTCACGTTTGAGTTTGGGTGGGCAGTGGAGGCTTCTGATGATGATgagaggaaagatgaggaagtGGGAAGCGCGATGACGATGAGTATTGGCGGTTTAAACAGCTGA
- the LOC115726820 gene encoding ankyrin-1-like, producing the protein MDVTLSIDEPESWEQRRRRLEAIMGCDPGQRQHDPAESDKIMDPRLFSIAKEGDIDKFIKALEDHCAKERVSLPVLLGLRSPSKNTLLHAAAESDDIVRAVIEFVPRHLISCQNSRGETPLHIAVRAGKTGAVELLLPRGNPTCTDHSGNSPLHDAVRNRRYDVIHQLLSEDPNPLYRHDKGSKSPWCLAVETGDLEVLRILLEGPNEDEDQRRSESGSVFGMSPVHYVPENGYADHDVGKEAVAI; encoded by the exons ATGGATGTGACGCTGTCTATAGATGAACCGGAGAGTTGGGAGCAGAGAAGGCGGAGATTGGAAGCGATAATGGGGTGCGACCCAGGCCAGCGACAGCACGATCCCGCAGAATCGGACAAGATTATGGATCCCCGGCTATTCTCGATCGCAAAGGAAGGGGACATTGATAAGTTCATCAAAGCCCTGGAGGATCATTGTGCCAAGGAAAGAGTGTCATTGCCCGTCCTTCTCGGGCTACGCAGCCCCTCCAAGAATACACTGCTTCACGCTGCGGCA GAGAGTGATGATATTGTCAGAGCAGTCATCGAGTTTGTCCCTCGGCACTTGATCTCCTGTCAGAACTCCAGAGGAGAGACGCCGCTGCACATTGCGGTCAGAGCCGGGAAAACCGGTGCGGTGGAGCTTCTACTTCCCCGGGGGAACCCAACATGCACTGACCACAGCGGCAACTCCCCTCTGCACGATGCCGTGAGGAATCGCCGTTATGACGTGATCCATCAGCTCCTGAGTGAAGACCCCAATCCGCTGTATCGTCACGATAAGGGAAGCAAGTCCCCATGGTGCCTAGCGGTCGAAACCGGGGACTTGGAGGTTCTCAGGATCTTGTTGGAAGGGCCAAACGAGGACGAAGACCAGAGGAGATCAGAGAGTGGAAGTGTCTTCGGCATGTCGCCGGTTCATTATGTACCAGAAAATGG ATATGCTGACCATGATGTGGGCAAAGAAGCCGTGGCTATTTGA